Proteins from a single region of Streptomyces spinoverrucosus:
- the cbiQ gene encoding cobalt ECF transporter T component CbiQ produces MGAGHAHKLYRRASSPVHALPPHTKLAATFAFVVVVVSTPREAMWAFGAYAVLLGVVAGFARVPPLFLLKRLLIEVPFVAFAVLLPFVAEGERVEVLGMSLSASGLWGAWNVLAKGTLGVAASVLLAATTELRELLLGLQRLKLPPLLVQIASFMIRYGDVITDEMRRMRIARESRGFEARGLRHWGVLAKSAGALFIRSYERGERVHLAMVSRGYAGVMPVIDEVTASRAQWSYALALPCAALIVCLLGWVL; encoded by the coding sequence ATGGGTGCGGGGCACGCCCACAAGCTCTACCGGCGGGCCTCGTCACCCGTGCACGCCCTCCCGCCGCACACCAAACTCGCCGCCACCTTCGCCTTCGTCGTGGTCGTGGTCTCCACGCCACGCGAGGCGATGTGGGCGTTCGGGGCGTACGCCGTACTGCTGGGCGTGGTCGCCGGGTTCGCGCGCGTGCCCCCGCTGTTCCTGCTGAAGCGGCTGCTGATCGAGGTGCCGTTCGTCGCGTTCGCCGTGCTGCTGCCGTTCGTGGCGGAGGGCGAGCGGGTCGAGGTGCTGGGCATGTCGCTGAGCGCAAGCGGACTGTGGGGCGCCTGGAACGTGCTCGCCAAGGGCACCCTGGGCGTCGCCGCGTCCGTCCTGCTGGCCGCCACCACCGAACTGCGGGAGCTGCTGCTCGGCCTGCAACGGCTGAAACTGCCGCCGCTGCTGGTGCAGATCGCGTCCTTCATGATCCGGTACGGCGATGTCATCACCGACGAGATGCGGCGCATGCGGATCGCCCGGGAGTCACGCGGGTTCGAGGCACGCGGCCTGCGGCACTGGGGCGTGCTCGCGAAGTCGGCGGGGGCGCTGTTCATCCGCTCCTACGAGCGCGGGGAGCGCGTGCACCTGGCGATGGTGAGCCGGGGGTACGCCGGCGTCATGCCCGTGATCGACGAGGTGACCGCGTCCCGGGCGCAGTGGTCGTACGCCCTCGCCCTGCCGTGTGCCGCCCTGATCGTGTGTCTGCTGGGATGGGTGCTGTGA
- a CDS encoding energy-coupling factor ABC transporter permease, with amino-acid sequence MHVPDGFINAPTSAVAGVVAAGAIAVSLRGARRELDERTAPLAGLVAAFIFAVQMLNFPVAAGTSGHLLGGALAAILVGPYTGALCISVVLLMQGLLFADGGLTALGVNITDMSVVGVGVAYVVFRALVKVLPRTQRSITAASFVAALISVPAAALAFTAFYAIGGTTDVAIGKVATAMVGVHILIGIGEAAITALTVGAVIAVRPDLVYGARDLRRPLKLRVGGELVDAPAPEAPAPAARTPHRTLWISGLVTSLVLAGIVSFYASASPDGLEKVAEDKGFAESAEDHHYADGPLADYGVKDVDNARLSGGLAGVIGVGVTVVAGSAVFWAVRRRRIDEAPDASPSSTSV; translated from the coding sequence GTGCATGTACCTGACGGATTCATCAACGCCCCGACCTCCGCCGTGGCCGGAGTCGTCGCCGCCGGCGCCATCGCCGTGAGCCTGCGCGGCGCGCGCCGGGAGCTGGACGAGCGGACGGCGCCGCTGGCCGGTCTGGTGGCGGCGTTCATCTTCGCGGTGCAGATGCTGAACTTCCCGGTCGCGGCCGGGACCAGCGGCCATCTACTCGGCGGCGCCCTCGCCGCGATACTCGTCGGCCCCTACACAGGCGCCCTCTGTATATCCGTCGTCCTGCTGATGCAGGGCCTGCTCTTCGCCGACGGCGGCCTGACCGCGCTCGGCGTGAACATCACCGACATGTCGGTCGTCGGCGTCGGCGTCGCCTACGTCGTCTTCCGCGCCCTGGTGAAGGTGCTGCCGCGCACCCAGCGGTCGATCACCGCCGCCTCCTTCGTCGCCGCGCTGATCTCGGTGCCGGCCGCCGCCCTCGCCTTCACGGCGTTCTACGCGATCGGCGGCACCACCGACGTCGCCATCGGCAAGGTCGCCACCGCCATGGTCGGCGTGCACATCCTGATCGGCATCGGCGAGGCCGCGATCACCGCGCTGACCGTCGGCGCCGTCATCGCCGTACGCCCGGACCTCGTGTACGGCGCCCGCGATCTGCGCCGACCGCTCAAGCTGCGGGTGGGCGGCGAACTCGTCGACGCCCCGGCACCCGAGGCGCCCGCGCCCGCCGCCCGGACCCCGCACCGCACCCTGTGGATCAGCGGCCTCGTCACCTCCCTCGTCCTCGCCGGGATCGTCAGCTTCTACGCCTCCGCCAGCCCCGACGGCCTGGAGAAGGTCGCCGAGGACAAGGGCTTCGCGGAGTCCGCCGAGGACCACCACTACGCCGACGGCCCGCTCGCCGACTACGGCGTCAAGGACGTCGACAACGCCCGCCTCTCCGGCGGCCTGGCCGGTGTGATCGGGGTGGGCGTGACCGTCGTCGCGGGCAGCGCGGTCTTCTGGGCGGTGCGCCGGCGCCGTATCGACGAGGCGCCCGACGCCTCGCCCTCCAGCACGAGCGTCTGA
- a CDS encoding SsgA family sporulation/cell division regulator, whose translation MSVVEQYARAHIVTDADVQVLDERGAIPVVLRYDPDQDPRAVRIGLPGPHEWTFSRDLLEQGLRAPAGSGDVRVWPCGRVQAVIEFHSPQGTAVVQFDMKALIRFLRRTYMAAPTPVRG comes from the coding sequence ATGTCCGTAGTCGAGCAGTACGCGCGAGCCCATATCGTCACGGACGCCGATGTCCAGGTACTGGACGAGCGGGGAGCGATTCCGGTCGTTCTGCGCTACGACCCGGACCAGGACCCGCGCGCGGTCCGCATAGGCCTGCCCGGCCCGCACGAGTGGACCTTCTCCCGGGACCTCCTCGAACAGGGCCTGCGCGCCCCGGCGGGCTCCGGAGATGTCCGGGTCTGGCCGTGCGGGCGGGTGCAGGCCGTCATCGAGTTCCACTCCCCGCAGGGGACCGCGGTCGTCCAGTTCGACATGAAGGCGCTGATCCGCTTCCTGCGGCGCACCTACATGGCCGCCCCCACCCCCGTACGCGGCTGA